One Setaria italica strain Yugu1 chromosome II, Setaria_italica_v2.0, whole genome shotgun sequence DNA segment encodes these proteins:
- the LOC105913791 gene encoding uncharacterized protein LOC105913791: MLARFMAIPNHTYLIIKMPAPKGILSIFGDVETSYKCDTEAVQLAETLEYSANAAMMLAKSKKVDQSQVTIPAADPMLMALKLDLQVKKISLGLEDPSKTALIGASLTPKQEDTLTSFL; this comes from the coding sequence ATGCTGGCgaggttcatggcaatccctAACCATACctacctcatcatcaagatgcCGGCTCCAAAGGGCATCCTCTCCATCTTCGGCGATGTTGAAACATCCTACAAGTGCGACACGGAAGCCGTGCAGCTCGCCGAGACCCTGGAATACTCGGCCAACGCAGCCATGATGCTTGCCAAGTCTAAGAAGGTGGACCAGAGTCAGGTGACGATCCCAGCGGCAGACCCGATGCTCATGGCGCTGAAGCTCGACCTGCAAGTCAAGAAGATCAGTCTCGGCCTAGAAGAcccctccaagacagccctcaTCGGGGCCAGCCTCACCCCCAAACAGGAAGAcacgctcaccagtttcctctgA